One window of the Lactobacillus sp. PV034 genome contains the following:
- the crcB gene encoding fluoride efflux transporter CrcB, whose product MLATVTSAGIGAIFGAWIRYGLTNYGKKNWPTNFPWATLVINLSGALILGLIFALNLKFDFYTLIGTGTMGGYTTFSTLNVELLKEFKKHSKKIFLLYGCCSYLGGLLFVFLGFSIGKLI is encoded by the coding sequence ATGCTAGCAACAGTTACGAGTGCAGGCATTGGGGCAATCTTTGGTGCTTGGATTAGATATGGTTTAACTAATTATGGTAAGAAAAACTGGCCCACAAACTTTCCTTGGGCAACTTTGGTAATTAATTTAAGTGGGGCTTTAATTTTAGGACTTATTTTTGCTCTTAATTTAAAATTTGATTTCTATACCTTAATTGGAACGGGGACTATGGGTGGGTATACTACTTTTTCAACTTTAAATGTTGAGTTACTAAAAGAATTTAAAAAGCACTCAAAAAAGATCTTCTTACTTTATGGGTGTTGCTCGTATTTGGGTGGACTCTTATTTGTATTTTTAGGCTTTAGTATAGGAAAGTTAATATAA
- a CDS encoding fluoride efflux transporter FluC — MSGKIKNYVSVGFFGFLGGGLRCYFNLLWSIYGTFAANIVGCFLLALFTYFFVEYKKVPSWLTTGLTTGLVGAFTTFSTFQLDTLKLLQSNQWLNSSVYFILSLLLGFVFAYFGMRVGVSLGKKVGN, encoded by the coding sequence ATGTCGGGGAAAATAAAGAATTATGTTAGTGTAGGTTTTTTTGGCTTTTTGGGTGGAGGTTTGCGCTGCTATTTTAATTTATTATGGTCAATTTATGGAACTTTTGCTGCAAATATTGTAGGATGTTTTCTCTTAGCACTATTTACCTATTTTTTTGTTGAATATAAAAAAGTACCAAGTTGGTTAACAACTGGTTTGACTACAGGATTAGTTGGTGCATTTACTACTTTTTCTACCTTTCAGTTAGATACATTAAAGCTATTACAATCTAATCAATGGCTTAATAGTAGTGTATATTTTATACTTTCACTTCTTTTAGGATTTGTTTTTGCATATTTTGGGATGAGAGTGGGAGTAAGTTTGGGAAAGAAAGTGGGGAATTAA
- the glmS gene encoding glutamine--fructose-6-phosphate transaminase (isomerizing), producing MCGIVGVVGKPAREVVLNGLKNLEYRGYDSAGIYLNDLQGNEYLTKAVGRISNLEEKLTPDEEGLVGIGHTRWATHGKPTVDNAHPHVSEDGRFYLVHNGVIENYAELKEKYLQDVDFKSTTDTEVVVQLVDKIAREKNLDAFSAFKEALKLVRGSYAFLLVDNTQPDHIFIAKNKSPMMLGIGDGFNIIASDAISVLDQTKTFIDLQDGDVADVTQDNVVIETIDGKKVERKPHTLDIDPNAASKGTYEFYMLKEIDEQPAVMRRLSQDYFDGDDVKVDPAIVDAMAQSDRIYILAAGTSYHAGLVGKNIIEEYADIPVEVGLASEFGYHFPKLSKKPFFIFLSQSGETADSRVVLKQVNERNLPSLTMTNVEGSTLSREATYTMLLEAGPEIAVASTKAYTAQIAVQAILAKAVGEKKNLEKAKNFDLKNQFALAAEGMQELVDGKEKIDELAKKYLSNTRNAFYLGRGVDYAVALEGALKLKEVSYIETEGFAAAELKHGTIALIEKDTPVITLINDPTTADLTRGNIQEVESRGANVMTFVAKDFAREGDDVVLPQIDYYLSPLVTAIPAQLLAYYASKNKGLDVDKPRNLAKSVTVE from the coding sequence ATGTGTGGAATTGTTGGTGTAGTAGGAAAACCTGCACGTGAAGTTGTTTTAAATGGTTTAAAAAATCTTGAATATCGTGGCTATGATTCTGCAGGTATTTATTTAAATGATTTACAAGGAAATGAATACTTAACTAAAGCAGTTGGTAGAATTAGTAACTTAGAAGAAAAGCTGACTCCAGATGAAGAGGGATTAGTTGGTATTGGACATACACGTTGGGCTACTCATGGAAAGCCAACTGTTGACAATGCGCACCCACATGTTTCAGAAGATGGACGATTCTATTTAGTACATAACGGGGTAATTGAAAATTACGCTGAATTAAAGGAAAAATACCTTCAAGATGTTGATTTTAAATCAACTACTGATACAGAAGTAGTGGTGCAATTAGTTGATAAAATTGCGAGAGAAAAGAATTTAGATGCTTTTTCTGCATTTAAAGAAGCGCTTAAATTAGTTCGTGGTTCATATGCCTTTTTATTAGTTGATAACACTCAACCAGACCACATCTTTATTGCTAAGAATAAGAGTCCAATGATGTTAGGAATTGGTGACGGCTTTAACATTATTGCTTCAGATGCAATTTCTGTTTTAGATCAAACTAAGACTTTTATTGATTTACAAGATGGTGATGTAGCTGATGTTACTCAGGATAATGTCGTTATTGAAACTATTGATGGTAAAAAGGTTGAACGTAAGCCTCATACTTTGGATATTGATCCAAATGCTGCTTCAAAGGGCACTTATGAATTTTACATGTTAAAGGAAATTGATGAACAACCTGCAGTAATGAGACGTTTATCACAAGATTACTTTGATGGTGATGATGTTAAAGTAGATCCAGCAATTGTTGATGCAATGGCTCAAAGTGATCGAATTTATATCTTAGCAGCAGGAACTAGTTATCATGCTGGATTAGTTGGTAAAAACATTATTGAAGAATACGCTGATATTCCAGTTGAAGTTGGACTTGCTTCGGAATTTGGTTACCACTTCCCTAAACTTTCTAAGAAACCGTTCTTTATTTTCTTGTCTCAATCTGGAGAAACTGCTGATTCACGCGTAGTACTTAAGCAAGTAAATGAGAGAAACTTACCAAGTTTAACTATGACTAATGTGGAAGGTTCAACTCTTTCTCGTGAAGCAACTTATACTATGTTACTTGAAGCCGGCCCAGAAATTGCCGTAGCTTCTACTAAGGCTTATACAGCACAAATTGCCGTACAAGCAATTTTAGCTAAGGCAGTTGGTGAAAAGAAGAACCTCGAAAAGGCTAAGAATTTTGATTTGAAGAATCAATTTGCACTTGCAGCTGAAGGAATGCAAGAATTAGTTGATGGTAAAGAAAAGATCGATGAATTAGCTAAGAAATACTTGTCTAATACTCGTAATGCTTTTTATTTAGGTCGTGGCGTTGATTACGCCGTAGCTTTAGAAGGTGCTTTAAAGCTTAAAGAAGTTTCATATATTGAAACTGAAGGTTTTGCAGCAGCAGAATTGAAACATGGTACGATTGCTTTAATTGAAAAGGATACACCAGTAATTACTTTAATTAATGATCCTACAACAGCGGATCTAACTCGTGGTAATATTCAAGAAGTAGAATCACGTGGAGCAAATGTTATGACATTTGTAGCAAAAGATTTTGCGCGTGAAGGAGACGATGTAGTTCTTCCACAAATTGATTATTATCTTTCACCTTTAGTAACTGCTATCCCAGCTCAATTATTAGCATATTATGCATCAAAGAATAAAGGCTTAGATGTTGATAAGCCTCGTAACTTAGCAAAATCAGTTACAGTTGAATAA
- the glmM gene encoding phosphoglucosamine mutase, with amino-acid sequence MLKYFGTDGVRGVANAGLTPEMAFKLGRDGGYVLTKDKKEGEKAKVLVSRDTRISGQMLEYALIAGLLSVGIEVLELGVITTPGLSYLVRAQGADAGVQISASHNPVQDNGIKFFGSDGLKLSDAKEEEIEALIDAPEDKLPRPSAEGLGTVTNYHEGSSKYLQFIENTLPEDLSGIKVVIDGANGASSALISRLFADLGVDFTTIATHPDGLNINDKVGATHTEKLQEEVVKQGAQLGLAFDGDADRCIAVDENGNEVDGDHIMYVIGSYLADHGRLKKDTIVTTVMSNLGFTKALERKGLKNVRTQVGDRYVSEEMRANGYNLGGEQSGHVIISDYHNTGDGMLTGLHLLNVMKDTGKSLSELLTDFKEYPQTLINVPVKDKKSWKDHQAILDAIDTVEKELGDDGRIFVRPSGTQDLLRVMTEAPTQELADKYSKQVADIVKQEMGSED; translated from the coding sequence ATGCTTAAGTACTTTGGTACCGATGGTGTTCGTGGTGTTGCTAATGCTGGCTTAACACCTGAAATGGCTTTTAAACTTGGACGTGATGGTGGTTATGTATTAACTAAAGATAAAAAAGAAGGGGAAAAGGCTAAAGTTCTTGTATCAAGAGATACCCGAATTTCTGGACAAATGTTAGAGTATGCCTTGATTGCCGGACTTTTATCAGTAGGAATTGAAGTTTTAGAACTTGGTGTGATTACTACTCCAGGACTTTCATATTTAGTTAGAGCTCAAGGTGCTGATGCAGGTGTTCAAATTTCAGCATCTCATAATCCGGTTCAAGATAATGGAATTAAGTTTTTCGGTAGTGACGGTTTAAAGCTTTCTGACGCTAAAGAAGAAGAAATTGAAGCATTAATTGATGCTCCAGAAGATAAATTACCTCGTCCATCTGCAGAAGGTTTAGGAACTGTAACTAACTACCATGAAGGTTCATCTAAATATCTTCAATTTATTGAGAATACACTCCCTGAAGACTTAAGTGGAATTAAAGTTGTTATCGATGGAGCAAATGGAGCATCAAGTGCCCTAATTTCACGTTTATTTGCAGATTTAGGTGTTGATTTTACTACCATTGCCACTCACCCTGATGGTTTGAATATCAACGATAAGGTTGGTGCAACACATACTGAAAAGTTACAAGAAGAAGTTGTCAAACAGGGCGCACAATTAGGTTTAGCCTTTGATGGGGACGCGGATCGTTGTATTGCTGTTGATGAAAATGGTAATGAGGTCGACGGTGATCATATTATGTACGTGATTGGTAGTTACTTAGCAGATCATGGAAGACTAAAAAAAGATACTATTGTAACCACTGTAATGAGTAATCTTGGATTTACTAAAGCTTTAGAAAGAAAAGGCTTAAAGAATGTACGTACTCAAGTTGGAGATCGCTATGTATCTGAAGAAATGCGTGCTAACGGATATAATCTAGGTGGAGAACAATCAGGACACGTAATAATTAGTGATTATCACAATACCGGAGATGGAATGCTTACTGGCTTACATTTACTAAATGTTATGAAAGATACTGGAAAATCATTGAGCGAATTACTTACTGATTTTAAAGAATATCCTCAGACCTTAATTAATGTTCCAGTTAAAGATAAGAAGAGCTGGAAGGATCATCAAGCCATTTTAGATGCTATTGATACTGTTGAAAAAGAATTAGGCGATGATGGAAGAATTTTTGTAAGACCTTCAGGAACACAAGACCTCTTACGTGTTATGACAGAAGCACCTACTCAAGAATTAGCTGATAAATATAGCAAACAAGTTGCTGATATTGTTAAACAAGAAATGGGTAGCGAAGATTAA
- a CDS encoding YbbR-like domain-containing protein, which produces MKKFFDRLWFYKVVALFLAIVLAIYVNFNQPGFVPEGQRNATIKTATKKENLKVPLQVSVDTDKYYVTGYPEKVSLSLSGSTALVTSTVNTQNFRVFIDLSKFKPGKHTVPVKVNGLSNQLSYSINPKKITVNIQKRKSKSFPVQIEYNKDAVPTPYKVGTAKSDPSVVTVTGATSEVNQIDKIVARVVIPKDEIKSYLREVILIAEDKAGRQLNVVIDPATTNVTIPISLPKKTVKLSLTSHGGNQDKIYSLSSNIDTIKIYGKDETLKKIDELPIDVDLSHVNADTEKTIPIKLPKGVYQTNPAQVSVKIKVSNSNGKKD; this is translated from the coding sequence ATGAAAAAATTTTTTGATAGACTCTGGTTTTATAAGGTAGTTGCACTATTTTTAGCAATTGTTTTAGCCATTTATGTTAATTTTAATCAACCAGGTTTTGTGCCAGAGGGACAAAGAAACGCGACTATAAAAACTGCGACCAAAAAAGAAAATCTTAAGGTTCCTTTGCAGGTATCGGTTGATACAGATAAGTATTACGTGACTGGCTATCCCGAGAAGGTATCTTTAAGCCTTTCAGGATCAACTGCTTTGGTTACTTCAACAGTAAATACTCAAAATTTTAGGGTCTTTATTGATTTGAGTAAATTTAAACCAGGAAAACACACCGTTCCAGTCAAGGTAAATGGTTTGAGTAATCAATTGTCTTATTCCATTAATCCTAAGAAAATAACGGTTAATATTCAAAAACGAAAATCTAAATCTTTTCCAGTTCAAATAGAGTATAATAAAGATGCTGTACCGACTCCTTATAAGGTTGGTACCGCTAAAAGTGATCCTTCAGTGGTAACAGTCACTGGGGCAACAAGTGAAGTAAACCAGATTGATAAAATCGTTGCCCGGGTTGTTATTCCCAAAGATGAGATTAAGAGTTACTTACGAGAAGTAATTCTGATTGCTGAAGATAAAGCTGGAAGACAATTAAATGTGGTAATTGATCCTGCGACTACAAATGTGACAATTCCTATTAGTTTGCCTAAGAAAACAGTTAAATTAAGTTTGACATCTCATGGAGGCAATCAAGACAAAATTTATTCATTGTCAAGTAATATTGATACGATAAAAATTTATGGAAAAGACGAAACTTTGAAAAAGATTGATGAATTGCCTATTGATGTTGATTTATCACATGTGAATGCAGATACTGAAAAGACTATACCAATTAAATTACCAAAGGGTGTTTATCAGACTAACCCTGCACAAGTTTCAGTAAAAATTAAAGTTTCAAATAGTAATGGTAAAAAAGATTAA
- the cdaA gene encoding diadenylate cyclase CdaA, whose product MKFDISSLLTWQNLMNLVDILIVWYIIYRLILLARGTKAVQLLKGISLIIIIRIVAGFLNLHTLTYFVDQILSWSVIGIIVIFQPEIRRGLEHLGRSSIFGGSTMSAHDTSEKMVEELDKAIQYMSKRRIGALITIQQNTGLEDYIETGIPLDADISGELLINIFIPNTPLHDGAVIIRDNKIAVAAAYLPLSDNSAIPKNLGTRHRAAVGISEVTDAITIVVSEETGGVTITRNSQFMVDLTREEYLKYLRAQLVPAQDKKPSWYQQIINKIWNWGSNKK is encoded by the coding sequence ATGAAATTTGATATTTCAAGCCTGCTAACTTGGCAAAATCTAATGAATTTAGTAGATATTCTTATTGTTTGGTACATAATCTATCGCCTGATTTTATTAGCTCGGGGGACCAAAGCTGTCCAATTGCTGAAAGGGATCTCTCTAATTATCATAATTAGAATTGTTGCAGGCTTTTTAAATTTACACACTTTAACTTATTTTGTTGATCAAATATTATCATGGTCAGTTATTGGGATAATTGTGATATTCCAGCCTGAAATTAGACGTGGATTGGAGCATTTAGGACGGTCATCAATTTTTGGTGGTAGTACAATGAGTGCGCATGACACTTCTGAAAAAATGGTTGAAGAGCTTGATAAAGCAATTCAATATATGTCTAAAAGAAGAATTGGGGCTTTAATCACTATTCAACAAAATACTGGATTAGAAGACTACATTGAAACAGGAATTCCATTGGATGCAGATATTTCCGGCGAGCTTCTAATTAATATCTTTATTCCTAATACACCATTGCATGATGGGGCTGTAATTATTCGCGATAATAAGATAGCTGTGGCAGCAGCTTATTTACCTTTATCAGATAATAGTGCTATCCCTAAAAATTTAGGGACTAGACACCGAGCAGCAGTCGGAATTTCGGAAGTTACGGATGCAATTACAATTGTTGTTTCTGAAGAAACTGGTGGTGTTACGATCACACGAAATAGCCAATTTATGGTTGATTTAACTCGGGAAGAATATTTGAAATATTTGCGTGCACAATTAGTACCAGCTCAAGACAAAAAACCAAGTTGGTATCAGCAAATTATTAATAAGATATGGAATTGGGGGTCAAACAAAAAATGA
- the murB gene encoding UDP-N-acetylmuramate dehydrogenase, whose product MQLMDLKKEGIDIQENVPLSRFTFTETGGPAEYLAFPKNLDELKRIVKLTDELTIPLTVIGNASNLIIRDGGIKGLVIILTEMKTIVTDNKTNRVKADAGARIIDVSKAASDASLSGLEFAAGIPGSVGGAVFMNAGAYGGETQTTIETVEVLTRTGILKTYSHAEMKFGYRHSLVQENGDIVIGATFILEPGDKLAIKNKMEYFNGLRRAKQPLEYPSCGSVFKRPTGHYVGPMIIKAGLQGKRIGGAEDSKKHAGFIVNVGGATATDYLNLIHLIQKEIKAKFNVELETEVRIIGKEKD is encoded by the coding sequence ATGCAGTTAATGGACTTAAAAAAAGAGGGAATAGATATTCAGGAAAATGTTCCTTTAAGTCGATTTACTTTTACTGAGACAGGGGGACCTGCTGAATATTTGGCTTTTCCTAAAAATTTAGACGAATTAAAAAGGATAGTAAAACTTACTGATGAGCTAACTATTCCTCTAACAGTAATTGGTAATGCTTCTAACTTGATAATTCGTGATGGTGGAATTAAAGGCTTAGTAATAATTCTCACCGAAATGAAGACTATTGTTACTGATAATAAGACCAACCGTGTAAAAGCAGATGCGGGAGCACGAATTATTGATGTCTCAAAAGCGGCTTCTGATGCTAGTTTAAGTGGTTTAGAATTTGCTGCAGGTATCCCTGGTAGTGTAGGTGGAGCAGTTTTCATGAATGCTGGAGCTTATGGAGGAGAAACTCAAACAACTATTGAAACCGTAGAAGTTTTAACTCGTACTGGAATTTTAAAAACTTATAGCCATGCTGAGATGAAATTCGGGTACCGCCATTCACTTGTGCAAGAAAATGGGGATATTGTTATTGGAGCAACTTTTATTTTAGAGCCAGGTGATAAGTTAGCAATCAAGAATAAGATGGAATATTTTAATGGATTACGGCGAGCTAAACAACCTTTAGAATATCCTTCTTGTGGCAGTGTCTTTAAAAGACCTACGGGCCATTATGTTGGTCCGATGATAATCAAGGCTGGACTTCAAGGTAAAAGAATTGGAGGAGCAGAGGATTCCAAAAAACACGCTGGCTTTATTGTAAATGTTGGTGGAGCCACTGCAACTGATTACCTTAATTTAATTCATTTAATTCAAAAGGAAATAAAAGCCAAATTTAATGTTGAGCTAGAAACAGAAGTAAGGATTATTGGCAAAGAAAAAGATTAA
- a CDS encoding 3'-5' exonuclease encodes MNFTAMDFETANHFPESACSLALVLVRNNKIIDRFYTVINPQMPFDSQNIKIHGITADDVKNAPTMAEVWPKIKKLYQPGMLVAAHNARFDCNVLQKSLARYNISAPHYLAIDTLATSRLFEPNLKNHKLDTVSAALNIDLWHHHNALSDSEACAEILIHQNKEFGNEPIKNLVKQI; translated from the coding sequence ATGAATTTCACTGCAATGGATTTTGAAACTGCTAATCATTTTCCTGAAAGCGCTTGTTCTTTAGCACTAGTTTTAGTTAGAAATAACAAAATAATAGATCGTTTTTATACGGTCATTAACCCCCAAATGCCTTTTGATAGTCAAAATATAAAAATCCATGGCATTACAGCAGATGATGTTAAAAATGCTCCCACAATGGCTGAAGTATGGCCAAAAATAAAAAAATTATATCAACCAGGAATGCTAGTTGCAGCACATAATGCTCGCTTTGATTGTAATGTTCTCCAGAAATCTCTGGCACGCTATAATATTTCTGCTCCTCATTACTTAGCAATTGATACATTAGCTACAAGCCGTTTATTTGAACCTAATTTAAAAAATCATAAACTTGATACCGTTTCAGCTGCTCTAAATATTGATTTATGGCACCATCATAATGCTTTAAGTGATAGCGAAGCATGCGCTGAAATTTTAATTCACCAAAACAAAGAATTCGGAAATGAACCAATAAAAAATCTCGTAAAGCAAATTTAA
- the tsaE gene encoding tRNA (adenosine(37)-N6)-threonylcarbamoyltransferase complex ATPase subunit type 1 TsaE, translating into MEKINITSDTQMQELGEALGATASPHDLLLLTGDLGAGKTTLTKGIARALKIRRPVKSPTFTIVREYKEGRMPLFHMDMYRLENGDLSSIDMPAYLAEPGIVVIEWPEFIIDDLPKNYLQLKISRVDNSWDSTEREVEITALGEKSKEWWQKVKASLNK; encoded by the coding sequence ATGGAAAAAATAAACATAACTTCAGATACTCAAATGCAAGAATTGGGAGAAGCACTAGGCGCAACTGCTTCTCCTCATGACCTTTTATTATTAACCGGAGATCTAGGTGCAGGAAAGACAACCCTTACTAAAGGAATAGCAAGAGCATTAAAAATACGTCGTCCTGTAAAAAGTCCAACTTTTACAATTGTAAGAGAATATAAGGAAGGTCGAATGCCACTTTTTCATATGGATATGTATCGCCTAGAAAATGGTGATTTATCAAGTATTGATATGCCTGCTTATTTAGCTGAACCTGGCATTGTAGTTATTGAATGGCCGGAATTTATTATTGATGATTTACCAAAAAATTATTTACAATTAAAAATTAGTCGTGTAGATAATTCATGGGATTCGACTGAACGTGAAGTTGAAATCACAGCTTTAGGTGAAAAAAGTAAAGAATGGTGGCAGAAAGTAAAAGCTAGTTTGAATAAATAA
- the pta gene encoding phosphate acetyltransferase, giving the protein MKVFEKLKEVALQKKRTIIFPEGNDERILKAAARIQADGYANAQVAGKTSEILEVAQKNNINLGDVSIIDVEKYPHLEKMTQDLVELRHGKATLEQAKEMLKTPPYFGTMMVYEGYADGMVSGATHSTADTVRPALQIIKTKPGMTRVSGAMIMERESEKYIFADCAINIDPDSETLAEIAYQSARTAKMVNIDPKVAMLSFSTKGSAKGPMVTKVQDAVKIMNEKHPEILCDGELQFDAAIVPKVGKAKAPNSKVAGHANVFIFPELQSGNIGYKIAERLGGFQAIGPVLQGLAAPINDLSRGCNTEDVYLLGILTAAQANME; this is encoded by the coding sequence ATGAAAGTTTTTGAAAAGTTAAAAGAAGTGGCTTTACAAAAAAAGAGAACTATTATTTTTCCAGAAGGAAATGATGAACGTATTTTAAAAGCTGCTGCTAGAATTCAAGCAGATGGTTATGCAAATGCACAAGTAGCAGGAAAGACATCTGAAATTCTTGAAGTAGCGCAAAAAAATAATATTAATTTGGGCGATGTAAGTATTATTGATGTAGAAAAATATCCGCATCTTGAAAAGATGACTCAGGATTTGGTTGAACTTAGACATGGAAAAGCTACTTTAGAACAAGCTAAGGAAATGTTAAAAACTCCTCCTTATTTTGGAACTATGATGGTTTATGAAGGATATGCAGACGGTATGGTATCTGGAGCGACCCATTCTACTGCTGACACAGTTCGTCCAGCATTACAAATTATTAAAACTAAGCCAGGTATGACGCGTGTATCGGGGGCAATGATTATGGAGCGCGAAAGTGAAAAATATATTTTCGCTGACTGTGCAATTAATATTGATCCTGATAGTGAAACTTTAGCAGAAATCGCATATCAAAGTGCTCGAACTGCGAAGATGGTAAATATAGATCCGAAAGTGGCAATGTTAAGCTTTTCAACTAAAGGTTCAGCTAAGGGCCCAATGGTTACAAAAGTTCAAGATGCGGTAAAGATAATGAACGAAAAGCATCCTGAAATTCTATGTGATGGTGAATTACAGTTTGATGCAGCTATTGTACCAAAAGTTGGAAAGGCAAAGGCTCCTAATTCTAAAGTTGCAGGACATGCCAATGTCTTTATTTTCCCAGAGCTTCAATCGGGTAATATAGGATATAAGATTGCTGAAAGATTAGGTGGCTTTCAAGCAATCGGTCCCGTTTTGCAAGGATTAGCCGCTCCAATTAATGATTTATCTCGTGGCTGTAATACTGAGGATGTATATTTATTAGGAATTTTGACTGCAGCACAGGCTAATATGGAGTAA
- a CDS encoding uracil-DNA glycosylase translates to MKKLIGNDWDEILEPVFISEDYRKLHNFLKSEYQTKTIYPDMYHIFTAFKLTSFKKTKVVILGQDPYHNPGQATGMSFSVNPGVKLPPSLKNIYKELYDDVGAVPVEHGYLKKWTDQGVLLLNAVLTVPYGHANGHQGKGWELVTDQAIKALSNRGKVVFILWGRFAQNKIPLIDQSKNIIIKSPHPSPFSADRGFFGSRPFSKCNDGLKSFGEAPIDWQLPRKIEQAEVV, encoded by the coding sequence ATGAAAAAATTAATTGGAAATGATTGGGACGAAATTTTAGAACCGGTATTTATAAGTGAAGATTATCGTAAATTACATAATTTTTTAAAAAGTGAATATCAAACTAAAACTATTTACCCTGATATGTACCATATTTTTACAGCATTTAAGTTAACTTCCTTTAAAAAAACAAAGGTAGTAATTTTAGGGCAAGATCCTTATCATAATCCCGGTCAGGCAACTGGAATGAGTTTTAGTGTTAATCCCGGGGTCAAGCTTCCGCCATCACTTAAAAATATCTACAAAGAATTATACGATGATGTTGGTGCAGTACCAGTAGAACATGGGTATCTAAAAAAATGGACTGATCAGGGTGTTTTGCTTTTGAATGCTGTGTTGACAGTTCCTTATGGTCATGCTAATGGTCATCAGGGTAAAGGATGGGAATTGGTAACAGATCAAGCAATAAAGGCACTAAGTAATCGTGGTAAAGTTGTATTTATTCTTTGGGGAAGATTTGCGCAAAATAAAATTCCTTTAATTGATCAATCGAAGAATATTATTATTAAATCTCCGCATCCTAGTCCTTTTTCAGCTGATCGAGGATTTTTTGGATCCCGCCCCTTTTCTAAATGTAATGATGGCTTAAAAAGTTTTGGTGAAGCTCCAATTGATTGGCAACTTCCGCGGAAGATTGAGCAAGCAGAAGTGGTATGA
- a CDS encoding GNAT family N-acetyltransferase, with product MIREAKLDDFKYVFPILNQIFDEMDLETIKQIPEEQFYQLMELGFRDPKFTFGYKHIWVAADNRDKPIGILDMYSYEDQEAGSHDEIKKYQPQLGISKDFTIFTDDEALVNEWYIDSLAVDPKFWGQGIATSLLSIVPKVAAAHGYKLISLNVDKENTRAKRLYDHLNFKTVSEMTIGDRVYDHMILQ from the coding sequence ATGATTAGAGAAGCAAAATTAGATGATTTTAAATACGTTTTTCCAATTTTAAATCAGATATTTGATGAAATGGATTTGGAAACAATTAAGCAAATACCTGAGGAACAATTTTATCAGTTAATGGAGCTTGGCTTTAGAGACCCGAAATTTACTTTTGGCTATAAGCATATTTGGGTAGCAGCTGATAACCGAGATAAACCAATCGGAATCTTAGATATGTACAGTTATGAGGATCAAGAAGCAGGTAGTCATGATGAAATTAAGAAGTATCAACCTCAATTAGGTATTTCAAAAGATTTTACTATTTTTACCGATGATGAAGCCTTAGTTAATGAATGGTATATTGATTCGCTTGCGGTTGATCCAAAGTTTTGGGGCCAAGGTATTGCGACCAGTTTGTTAAGTATTGTTCCGAAAGTTGCAGCAGCTCATGGATATAAGTTAATTAGTTTGAATGTTGATAAAGAAAATACTCGAGCAAAAAGATTGTACGATCATTTAAATTTTAAGACCGTTTCTGAAATGACAATTGGAGATCGAGTTTATGATCATATGATCTTACAATAA
- the smpB gene encoding SsrA-binding protein SmpB: MKQKKEDNVIAQNKKASHDYFIKETLEAGIALTGTEIKSVRARRINLRDGYVQIINGSAYLENVHISEYKQGNIYNHDPLRQRRLLLHKKQIARLAGIQSQQGMTIIPLKVYLKHGFAKVLIGVGQGKKQYDKRETIKKRDQERELRRKYRV; this comes from the coding sequence ATGAAACAAAAAAAAGAAGATAATGTGATAGCCCAAAATAAAAAGGCTAGTCATGATTATTTTATTAAGGAAACTCTCGAAGCAGGGATTGCTTTAACTGGGACAGAAATAAAGTCGGTACGTGCCCGAAGAATTAACTTGCGTGATGGTTATGTTCAAATTATTAATGGCTCTGCTTATTTAGAAAATGTTCATATAAGCGAGTATAAGCAAGGAAACATTTATAATCATGATCCTTTGCGCCAAAGAAGACTGTTACTTCACAAAAAACAAATTGCACGTCTGGCTGGTATTCAAAGCCAGCAAGGGATGACTATTATTCCTTTAAAAGTATATCTTAAACATGGTTTTGCCAAAGTCCTAATTGGAGTAGGTCAAGGGAAGAAACAATACGACAAGCGCGAAACTATCAAAAAGCGTGATCAAGAGCGCGAACTTAGAAGAAAATATCGAGTATAA